One window from the genome of Salisaeta longa DSM 21114 encodes:
- a CDS encoding ArsA family ATPase, whose protein sequence is MNHLPFSLAAPLPALLLFGGKGGVGKTTIATATALRLADEGPVRLLSTDPAHSLRDSLAEAALPDTLTVEEFSADTALDAFRAAHRATLHEIVRLGTLFDATDIERLLDLSLPGLDEMMAFIRLADLLADDDDGVIVVDTAPTGHTLRLLHTPDQFSAWVNVLDVMLDKHRYMRSVFGNGASDTLDDFVAAMFSKAERVRDAFRDEALCRFFVVAQAEPLVLHETQHIVQQLQMADIVVQDIIFNQWPPSGGRQRLKAFANHSAVQGQSAVWTVPAVDPEPRGPARLRNLLSDTTRLPYDRIASAPTTTPPHPPKVSLSVACPRGSLVFVGGKGGVGKTTMATATALRLAETAGTPNRPVLLTSTDPAHSLHSLLDESLEHTPRPIGQTLWACEIDAEAQFESLRSRYAQAVRQFFDRTGGADVDLTYDRPVMNALMDLAPPGIDEVMGLVALMDFMDERPYTTCVVDTAPTGHLLRLLEMPGAFASWIRAFFRILRKYRTVLHLPRLTDRLVHLSKQVKRLQKNMRRSEETTLLVVTLPTEVAAAETETLIERAHSLGLPVGPLVINRVAATDAAAKRRARHAVVLNHYRRCHAALSHAVVHEGAPPDSRSACQKLGRDLFPRI, encoded by the coding sequence ATGAACCATCTGCCCTTTTCACTCGCCGCTCCACTCCCGGCACTTCTCTTATTTGGCGGTAAGGGCGGGGTTGGCAAAACGACCATCGCGACCGCTACTGCCCTGCGGCTTGCAGATGAGGGCCCGGTGCGCCTCCTGTCGACCGATCCGGCGCACTCTCTGCGCGACAGCTTGGCTGAAGCGGCGCTTCCAGATACACTGACCGTAGAGGAGTTCAGCGCCGATACTGCGCTCGACGCATTTCGTGCGGCCCATCGCGCCACGCTTCATGAAATTGTTCGGCTGGGCACCCTTTTCGATGCGACCGACATTGAGCGTCTGTTGGATCTGTCGCTTCCGGGGCTCGACGAGATGATGGCCTTTATACGGTTGGCCGACCTGCTTGCGGACGATGACGATGGTGTCATCGTCGTCGACACCGCTCCCACCGGTCACACACTTCGGCTGCTTCATACGCCCGACCAGTTTAGTGCGTGGGTCAACGTGCTTGACGTGATGCTAGACAAGCACCGCTATATGCGGTCGGTGTTTGGGAACGGAGCATCCGATACGCTGGACGACTTTGTTGCCGCTATGTTTAGCAAAGCGGAGCGCGTGCGTGATGCATTTCGCGATGAGGCGCTGTGCCGTTTCTTCGTCGTTGCGCAAGCCGAACCGCTCGTCTTGCACGAGACGCAGCATATCGTGCAACAGCTTCAAATGGCCGATATCGTTGTGCAAGATATCATTTTCAACCAGTGGCCACCGAGTGGTGGCCGGCAGCGTCTGAAGGCGTTCGCAAACCATTCGGCGGTGCAAGGGCAGTCTGCGGTATGGACTGTACCTGCTGTCGACCCAGAACCGCGCGGGCCGGCGCGGTTGCGCAACTTGTTGTCAGACACAACCCGTTTACCCTATGACCGCATCGCGTCTGCCCCTACAACGACACCGCCTCATCCGCCCAAGGTGTCCCTCAGTGTGGCATGCCCGCGGGGCTCTCTCGTGTTTGTAGGCGGCAAGGGCGGGGTGGGCAAAACCACTATGGCTACCGCAACAGCTCTTCGGTTGGCCGAAACGGCGGGCACTCCCAACCGGCCCGTTTTGCTGACCTCTACCGACCCAGCCCACTCCTTGCATTCGTTGCTCGACGAATCCTTAGAACATACCCCCAGGCCGATTGGACAAACGCTTTGGGCCTGCGAAATTGACGCCGAGGCCCAGTTTGAATCGCTACGCAGCCGCTACGCACAGGCAGTTCGTCAATTCTTCGATCGAACAGGCGGCGCCGACGTCGACCTCACGTACGATCGGCCCGTGATGAACGCGCTCATGGATCTCGCGCCGCCCGGCATTGATGAGGTGATGGGGCTCGTGGCACTCATGGATTTTATGGACGAGCGTCCGTATACTACATGTGTTGTAGATACAGCTCCAACGGGCCACTTGCTGCGATTGCTAGAGATGCCGGGGGCCTTTGCATCTTGGATTCGAGCATTTTTCCGCATCTTGCGCAAGTACCGTACGGTGCTCCATCTTCCGCGCCTTACCGACCGGCTGGTACACCTGTCGAAACAGGTCAAACGATTGCAGAAGAACATGCGGCGCTCAGAAGAAACAACGCTGCTGGTAGTCACCCTTCCAACAGAGGTAGCTGCCGCAGAAACAGAAACACTGATCGAGCGCGCACACTCGTTGGGCCTGCCGGTAGGACCTCTCGTAATCAACCGCGTAGCCGCAACGGATGCCGCGGCCAAGCGACGCGCAAGGCATGCGGTTGTTTTGAATCACTACCGGCGCTGTCACGCAGCGCTTTCGCACGCTGTGGTGCATGAAGGTGCTCCGCCGGACAGCCGATCGGCCTGTCAGAAGCTCGGCCGCGACCTATTTCCGCGAATATGA
- a CDS encoding gas vesicle protein GvpG, whose protein sequence is MFLIDDILLAPVRGVAFIAQAVHDAAEDHIESEQRALRDELNDLYMQLDMGMIEEETFDAREEEILDRLDELHAIDASLES, encoded by the coding sequence GTGTTCTTAATTGATGACATTTTGCTTGCTCCCGTTCGTGGCGTTGCATTTATCGCGCAGGCCGTTCATGATGCAGCGGAAGACCATATCGAGAGCGAACAGCGCGCGCTGCGCGACGAGCTAAACGACCTATACATGCAACTCGATATGGGAATGATAGAAGAAGAGACGTTCGACGCGCGCGAGGAAGAAATACTTGACCGTCTCGATGAGCTTCATGCGATAGACGCGTCGCTTGAGTCGTAG
- a CDS encoding helix-hairpin-helix domain-containing protein, translating to MQELADQMQQLRKDFAAARNLQRERLGTIREDVHQIGEAVEDLLHTFRDERIGAANELQAQRREYLNELQQEVKALSSRVAASLQTYRDARVEAAQTNRADRAEAVREAQAFVENLRVEVRDFMKDMEGERSQRKEAAANARRAFLSGVRVSVRTLLAEARTARHHQHTASRPADTKQSSAPSRSTEPSASSAASATSQDSSSTADDATAPGGAQATASESAAAPSATEDTASSNPSAASSADPKDTSGSTRHEESSSSRTFDNLAAIKGIGPKMAFRLRQAGVVTFDDLADLTPEDLRELMDGLPSFADVESWIEQAKLEVRKQS from the coding sequence ATGCAAGAGCTCGCTGACCAGATGCAGCAACTTCGTAAGGATTTTGCGGCTGCTCGGAATCTACAGAGAGAGCGTTTAGGCACCATCCGAGAGGACGTACACCAGATTGGGGAAGCGGTAGAAGACCTTCTGCATACCTTTCGTGATGAGCGCATCGGGGCAGCAAACGAACTGCAGGCGCAACGTCGCGAGTATTTGAACGAGTTGCAGCAGGAAGTGAAAGCGTTGAGCAGCAGAGTGGCTGCGTCGCTTCAAACGTATCGAGATGCACGCGTTGAGGCGGCGCAAACGAACCGGGCAGATCGGGCCGAAGCGGTCAGGGAAGCACAAGCCTTCGTAGAAAACTTGCGCGTGGAGGTCCGGGACTTCATGAAAGACATGGAAGGCGAACGGAGCCAACGTAAGGAGGCCGCGGCCAACGCGCGGCGCGCGTTCTTGTCCGGCGTCCGCGTTTCGGTGCGCACCCTTCTGGCTGAAGCCCGCACCGCTCGCCACCATCAGCACACCGCTTCGCGGCCCGCCGATACGAAACAGTCCTCCGCACCCAGCAGGTCCACCGAGCCGTCGGCATCATCCGCCGCATCAGCAACGAGCCAGGATTCGTCATCGACGGCCGATGACGCAACAGCCCCGGGAGGAGCGCAAGCTACAGCATCGGAGAGTGCAGCAGCACCCTCCGCTACGGAAGACACTGCTTCTTCGAACCCGTCGGCGGCGTCCTCTGCCGATCCCAAAGACACCTCTGGGAGTACCCGTCATGAAGAATCCAGTTCGAGCCGTACCTTTGACAACCTTGCCGCCATAAAGGGTATAGGGCCCAAAATGGCGTTTCGTTTGCGCCAAGCCGGGGTTGTCACGTTCGACGACCTGGCCGACCTAACGCCTGAGGATCTCCGAGAACTCATGGATGGCTTGCCCTCCTTTGCAGATGTTGAGTCGTGGATTGAGCAGGCGAAGCTGGAAGTCCGAAAGCAGTCGTAG
- a CDS encoding PAS domain-containing protein, with protein sequence MSTQSLYSFLKDKGFSPQQTKESTASGGESPAERRAARPPSSKHASEEDRSGPRPLVTFDSPNITKTFRQASEEQLHAADFGIVRVDNEGIVSFYNQYESDLAGIEPEEAHGKNFFTELAPCSNNRIFYGRFKEGIRSGNLDKSFTYTFTYKMRPTLVDVRMCGDASGRNWILIRKRGV encoded by the coding sequence ATGTCCACGCAAAGTCTGTACAGCTTTCTCAAAGATAAAGGATTTTCTCCTCAACAAACAAAGGAGTCTACAGCCTCTGGGGGCGAATCTCCCGCTGAGCGACGCGCAGCTCGTCCGCCGTCTTCAAAGCATGCCTCCGAGGAAGACCGGTCCGGCCCCCGCCCCCTTGTTACCTTTGATAGCCCAAACATAACAAAAACCTTTCGCCAAGCCAGCGAGGAGCAACTCCATGCAGCCGATTTCGGCATTGTGAGGGTTGACAACGAAGGCATCGTTTCGTTTTACAATCAGTACGAATCGGATCTCGCGGGCATCGAACCGGAAGAGGCGCACGGTAAAAACTTTTTTACCGAGCTGGCCCCTTGCAGCAACAACCGTATCTTCTACGGAAGGTTTAAGGAAGGCATCCGGAGCGGCAACCTGGACAAGTCGTTTACTTACACTTTTACGTACAAGATGCGTCCAACGCTCGTTGATGTGCGCATGTGTGGCGACGCTTCAGGACGCAATTGGATCTTGATACGCAAGCGTGGCGTGTAA